Part of the Hydrogenispora ethanolica genome, TGTCAGGGCCGTCAGGAGCGAGCGGGCCGGCAGCCAGACCGAACCGGGACAACTCCAGCTGGACCTGGCCGACGAGCGACAGGTAATAGCCGATGGCCGCCGCGCGGTCGCCGGCGGCCAGGGAACGGATGATCGTCTGCAGCCGGGCCAGGCAGCCGGCGCCAGCCTCCGTTTCATGGGACAGCAAACTGTCGATGAGCTTCTTTTGTTCCGGATACAGATCGTCGCTCCGATGGCGGGCCGGTTCGCTTGCTTCCGGGAGCGTGGGGTCCGCGCCAAAGAAAATTTTTTGCGCCAGATCCGCCAGCGCCGTTTGGCAGGAATGGGCGATCCCCGCCAGTTCCGGGACGCTTTCTCCGCGGCCCACGACGATCCCGGCGGCGGTCCGGCCGTAGACCGCGTCTTTCAGCGCAGCGGCGGTCCCTAGGGCCGCCGCCTGGCCCAATCCCGGCGCGTGATGGAATAGAATCACCGCCAGCTGGTTGCCGCGTTCCAGGGTCACCCCGCTGTTTGCCGCGCTCACTTGTTGCTCGATGAGGTTGAAAACCGCGTATTTGAGCAGCTGCTCCTCCGGAGTCAAAGCGGCCTGGCGCCCCAAGCGTTCGATGGCGATGACCAGAACGGTGTAACCCGGACAATCGGCCGCAATGCCGCAGACCTGATAATCAGCGGCCGGCGCGGGAGGCTGGCCGTCGAGCAGCCCTTCCACCAGGCTCCGTTGGAGCAGCTTCCGCCGTTCCGATTCATAACTCAACAGCCGGTCGCGGTTGGCCGCGGCCTCGCTCTCCCGGTCGATCAGGGCGATGGCCTTGCGCAGCGTCCGTTCCAGCTGCTCTTTGGCGATCGGTTTCAAGATATAGTCCAGGGCGCCAAAGGCCAAGGCATCCTTGGCATAGCTGAAGTCCTGGTAGCCACTGAGGAAGATGACCTTGGTGCGCAGCCGGCGCTCGGTGATCAGCTTCAGGAGTTCGATCCCGGTCTTGCCGGGCATGCAGATATCCGAGATAAAGATATCGGGTTCTTCCGCCAGCAGCAGCCGCTCCGCCCCGTTGCCGTCGGAAGCCTCGCCCGCCAGCTCCATACCCAGGCTCCCCCAGTCCACCAACTTGCGCAAGCCGCGGACGATCAGCGGCTCATCATCGGCCAGCAATACTTTGACCGGCATCTTCCGTCACCTCGCTGATAATCGGCATGACCAACCGGACCACCGTTCCGATCCGTTCCTGGCTGGCGACGGTCAGGCCATAGCCGGCGCCGAAATTCAACCGCAAACGGTCATGGACATTCTTGAGGCCAATCTGCTTCCAGCCTTCGGCGGTGCGTTCGCCCATCCGTTCGCTGGCGAGCAACTCATGGAGCCGGGCCAGCTGGGCCGGGCTCATGCCGACCCCGTCGTCAAATACGCTGATGGTCAGCGTCTCATCGCGAATCTCCCCGCTAATCAGCACCTTGCCCGGCCCGTCCTTGGGCTTGATCCCGTGCAGCACCGCGTTCTCGACCACCGGCTGCAGGCTCAGTTTTAAGATCCCCAACTCCAGCAATTCCGGAGGCAGGTTCAGTTCCAGGCCGATCTTGTCTTCATAACGGATCTTGATCAGCCGGAAGTAATTTTGGATCATCGCGACCTCCTGCCGCAAGGTGACCATCTCCCGGTTAAACCCGATGGTGTATTGCAACTGGACCGAGAGCGAGTGGATCATCTCCCCGACGGTTGCGGCGCCGTTGTCGATGGCGCACATCCGGATCACTTCCAGGGTGTTGTATAAGAAGTGCGGCCGGATCTGGGTCTTCAAAGCTTCCAGCTCGGCCTCTTTCTGTTTGATCTGCGCCAGGTAGGATTTGCCGATGTAATCCTGCAACTCCCCGACCATCTGGTTAAAGCCCGCCGCCAACTGGCCGATCTCATCTTCCGAACGGACGGCCACCCGGGCGGTCAGATCGCCTTTTTCCACCCGGCGCATCTGCCCCATCAATTTGCGGACCGGAACCGCGAAACCCTTGGAGAAGGCCAGGGAGAGCAGGACCAACGCGGCGCTGCAAGCCAGGATCATCAGGCCGATCGAATTGCGGACCGCATTGACTCTTTTAAAAACATCCTTCCGGGACAACCGGCCGATCACCGTCCAGTTGCCCAGCGGGACCTGTTGGAAAATGAAATAAGCGTCCCGGTCACGGATGATGCCGGCCGCTTCCTCGCCGGTAAAGAGCCGGCGCTTCTTGAGGAACCAGTTCAACTGGAGGCCGATCTGCCGTTGATCGTTGCTATAGATGCAATAGCCCTGATCGTCCACCACGGCCACCGGGCTGTTCTCGCCCAGGTTCAGGCGGCGAAAGACCGCTTCGAAGCCGTCCAAATCGACATCGAGCAGCAGGGTCCCCAGGATCCGGGGGTGGTTGAAGTCGGTCAGTTCGTAATAATTCCGGGCAAAGGTGATCACCCGGTTGCGGGAACGGACGAAGTACGCCTCCGGGTGCGGCGGGAGAATCTTCAGCCGCTTGCCGCTGGCGAGGATCGCCTGCAGCTGGTCCCGGGTATTGAAGTTGTAATCGCTGTCAAACTGTTTCGAAGACTTGGAGGTATAGTAGGTCCGCAGGTTGGCGTCGATAAAGATTACATTTTGGATATGGGCGTCGGTATCCAGCACATACCGGACGAAGTCGTTCATCAGCTGGGTGGATTGAAAAGAGAGCATGGCACCCGGCCGGGCGTTGACGGCCGTCTGCAACAACTTCTCCAGCCCGCCGTTCCGCCCGGAATTATAGGAGTAAAGCAGTTTGGTGATGTTATTGTAATCGGCCACCATCTTCTCCAGGCTCTGGCCGGCGAACCCCAGCAGCTGCCGGCTGTCGTCCATGGTGGATTGCTCGATGTGCCGGGAGAAGGCCCCGATCGCGATATAACTGAAACAAAGCAGCGGAATCAGGCCCACCGCGATAAAGGCCAGGGTGAACTTTAAAAAGATGCTCTTGATGAACAACGGATTCCTTTGCAGTCTCATCCCGGCCATCCCCTTTTGCCTTTCCAGTCGGCAATGCGAAAGGCCTTTGCTTGGCCCCGGGAGTTTATCCCGGGGCTTTTAAAAACCGACCTCTTCCGCCACCATGATCACGGAGATCCGGCCCGCGAATTTCATGCCGTGGTTGATAATACCGATCGCATTGCAAACCCGGGCCGGGATCTGGCAGTCCATGCAGACACCCGTCTCGACGCAGGGCGTCTGGTGGCCATTGCGCAAGGCGTTCATCGGCGCGATCTGCTTCAGCCGTTTGAAGGCCCCGGCCAGATCGTCCACCACTTTATTGGCGCCGGCCACCACGATCACCCGGCGCGGCCCGAAGATCATGCCGGCCACCCGGTTGCCGGAACTGTCCACGTTGACCAGTTCGCCCTGCCGGGTGAGGGCATTGGTCCCGGTCACCAGAAAGTCCGCCAGCAGCGACTGGCGGTAGATCTCGACAATCTCCTCGAAAGGGCGGTCCTGGTAACGGTCGAAGAAGCGGTAATTGCCGTGGCGCAAGATATCGACCAAGCCCATGGCGCTCAAGGTCTCCGAGCCGCCCACCGCGACGCTGGACCCCTCCGGGATCATCGCCAGCACCATTTTTAAAGCTTCATCCAAGTCTTCGGCGTAATGGGCGTCGTAACATTTCTGCCGCAATACTTCGACCATCGCCTCGGCGGTGCGGCGGCATTGCCATTTGCGAAATTTGTTCATCATAGTCCTCACGCGCTACTTTTATTTTTCTCCGAGTCCCATCTTCGCCAAATCGCCGGTTTTACCTTCGAAAATTTGTAAAAGAAAAGGCAGATTTGCTTTCCAGCCCGATCACCAGTAACCTTTCACGCCATGAACCTTCCTGGCCAGCGCTTCCATGAAAAAGTAATCCCCCCAGCTGGTATAGGCGTAGCGGCCTTTCCCGCTGCCGTCGCCGATCTGGCCCCGCTTCAACAGGCCGGGACAGCTCGCGTCGCTATCTAAGTATTCCGGGGCGCATAGTCTGGTCAGGATCTGCTCCGCCGGCCGCGCCAAGGAGGTATCGGCCGGATCGTGCTTCAATAATTCATAAAAAGCGCAGACGGCGACCGCCGCGGCCGAGGAATCGCGCAGCGGCGGTTCTCCCGGCCGAAGCCGGAAATCCCACACCGGAACCCATTCGGCATCGAGACATCCCAAGAATTTGGCCGCCAGTTTCCGGGCAGTTTCCAGGTAACGGAGGTCCCCGGTATATCCGTAGGCCAATGCGAAACCGTAGATCGCCCAGGCGGTGCCGCGCGCCCAATGGGATTCTACTCCATACCCGCAATAATTGGCGCCGCCCACCGCCGCTCCGGTCCGGGGGTCGAAGCGGTAAGCATGGTAAACGGAGGCGTCATCCCGGATCAAAAAACGCAAGGCGGTATCGGCATGCTTTACCGCGATATCGCGATAAAAGCGGTATCCGGTCGCAGCCGCGGCCCAGAAAAGCAACGGCAGGTTCATCAGGCAATCGATGATGGCCAGCCCGGCGTATTCGCCGTCTTCCTCGTCCATCCGGCCCCAGGCCCGGATGTATCCACCGGCCAGATCGAAGCGCCTGGCCAGTTCATCGGCTGCCCGCAATGCGGTGTGACGGTGGCGCCGATCGCCGGTCAGCCGGAACAGCGCCACCGAATACAGCACGTATAGAAAACCCAGATCGTGCATGGTATCCATGCCGTGCTCAGCGAGTTTCCTTTCGTAGCTTTCGGCCAACCGGTACAGCTGTTGCAGGAAAAAGGGGTCGCGCGAAGTCTCAAAGGCCAAGGCCGCCATTCCCGTGAAGAAGGAGGTCGTCCAGTTGCCAATCTCGTAAAACCCCTCCGGATTTTGGAAATAGTCTCCGTCCACCGCCCAGGCGAAGGACTTAACCGCATCCGCCATCCGGGGCAGATTGGCCCGGATCTTGGCCACACAAAGTTCATAGGCCTGCTGGTAGGATAGTGTTTGCTCCATCGGCTTCCCTCCCAAGTAAAATTGAGTCATCCTTTGACCGTCCCGGCGGTGATCCCTTTGACGAAATACTGCTGCAGCGCGACGAAGGCGATCAGCACCGGGATGATCGAACAGAACGTCCCGGCGAAGACTACGTCCCAGCGGCTGGCATACTGATCCACGAAGGCGAAGATCTCCACATTCACCGTCTTGGCCTGGCTGGAGGGCAGTACCAGCATCGGCATTAAGAAATCATTCCAGATGCTCATCCCGTTTAAGATGATCAGACTGGCCGTACACGGCGTAAGCAGCGGAAAGACGATCTTCCAAAAGGTCTGCAAGGTATTGCAGCCGTCGATCACCGCCGCTTCCTCCACCTCTTTGGGGATCCCCTTGATAAAGCTGGCATAGAGCAAGGTGCCGAAGGGAATCGAACCCGCCACATAGATGACGATCGGCCCGGCCATGTTCCCGAAGAGTCCCAAAACTTTCAACTGCCGGAAGAGCGGAATCATATAGGCTTGAAACGGGATCATCATCCCGGCGATGAAATAGATGTAAATCAAGCCGCTGAAGCGCACTTTCTTCCTTTCCAAGACATACGCGGCGATCGG contains:
- a CDS encoding response regulator, with the protein product MPVKVLLADDEPLIVRGLRKLVDWGSLGMELAGEASDGNGAERLLLAEEPDIFISDICMPGKTGIELLKLITERRLRTKVIFLSGYQDFSYAKDALAFGALDYILKPIAKEQLERTLRKAIALIDRESEAAANRDRLLSYESERRKLLQRSLVEGLLDGQPPAPAADYQVCGIAADCPGYTVLVIAIERLGRQAALTPEEQLLKYAVFNLIEQQVSAANSGVTLERGNQLAVILFHHAPGLGQAAALGTAAALKDAVYGRTAAGIVVGRGESVPELAGIAHSCQTALADLAQKIFFGADPTLPEASEPARHRSDDLYPEQKKLIDSLLSHETEAGAGCLARLQTIIRSLAAGDRAAAIGYYLSLVGQVQLELSRFGLAAGPLAPDGPDILKELGDSETFAQLAARAAGYIQGLPGQLAAALKSWETADLRKVKDYIAAHYRENITLETAAAIAFMNPNYFSAFFKKHTGENFKDFLLRVRMEQALRILLTSGAKTYEIAAEVGFNDAKHFSEMFKKYYGKNPLEYKRDLNRG
- a CDS encoding cache domain-containing sensor histidine kinase; translated protein: MRLQRNPLFIKSIFLKFTLAFIAVGLIPLLCFSYIAIGAFSRHIEQSTMDDSRQLLGFAGQSLEKMVADYNNITKLLYSYNSGRNGGLEKLLQTAVNARPGAMLSFQSTQLMNDFVRYVLDTDAHIQNVIFIDANLRTYYTSKSSKQFDSDYNFNTRDQLQAILASGKRLKILPPHPEAYFVRSRNRVITFARNYYELTDFNHPRILGTLLLDVDLDGFEAVFRRLNLGENSPVAVVDDQGYCIYSNDQRQIGLQLNWFLKKRRLFTGEEAAGIIRDRDAYFIFQQVPLGNWTVIGRLSRKDVFKRVNAVRNSIGLMILACSAALVLLSLAFSKGFAVPVRKLMGQMRRVEKGDLTARVAVRSEDEIGQLAAGFNQMVGELQDYIGKSYLAQIKQKEAELEALKTQIRPHFLYNTLEVIRMCAIDNGAATVGEMIHSLSVQLQYTIGFNREMVTLRQEVAMIQNYFRLIKIRYEDKIGLELNLPPELLELGILKLSLQPVVENAVLHGIKPKDGPGKVLISGEIRDETLTISVFDDGVGMSPAQLARLHELLASERMGERTAEGWKQIGLKNVHDRLRLNFGAGYGLTVASQERIGTVVRLVMPIISEVTEDAGQSIAGR
- a CDS encoding lactate utilization protein, which translates into the protein MNKFRKWQCRRTAEAMVEVLRQKCYDAHYAEDLDEALKMVLAMIPEGSSVAVGGSETLSAMGLVDILRHGNYRFFDRYQDRPFEEIVEIYRQSLLADFLVTGTNALTRQGELVNVDSSGNRVAGMIFGPRRVIVVAGANKVVDDLAGAFKRLKQIAPMNALRNGHQTPCVETGVCMDCQIPARVCNAIGIINHGMKFAGRISVIMVAEEVGF
- a CDS encoding glycoside hydrolase family 88 protein; the encoded protein is MEQTLSYQQAYELCVAKIRANLPRMADAVKSFAWAVDGDYFQNPEGFYEIGNWTTSFFTGMAALAFETSRDPFFLQQLYRLAESYERKLAEHGMDTMHDLGFLYVLYSVALFRLTGDRRHRHTALRAADELARRFDLAGGYIRAWGRMDEEDGEYAGLAIIDCLMNLPLLFWAAAATGYRFYRDIAVKHADTALRFLIRDDASVYHAYRFDPRTGAAVGGANYCGYGVESHWARGTAWAIYGFALAYGYTGDLRYLETARKLAAKFLGCLDAEWVPVWDFRLRPGEPPLRDSSAAAVAVCAFYELLKHDPADTSLARPAEQILTRLCAPEYLDSDASCPGLLKRGQIGDGSGKGRYAYTSWGDYFFMEALARKVHGVKGYW
- a CDS encoding carbohydrate ABC transporter permease, which gives rise to MKKSESGLGLTVVGLLLAVLSFFPVYFSLISAFKSNGEIMRDPVALPTGLRWDNFVYLWEHTRYPAAFLRSSFLTLTSIALIILVIPIAAYVLERKKVRFSGLIYIYFIAGMMIPFQAYMIPLFRQLKVLGLFGNMAGPIVIYVAGSIPFGTLLYASFIKGIPKEVEEAAVIDGCNTLQTFWKIVFPLLTPCTASLIILNGMSIWNDFLMPMLVLPSSQAKTVNVEIFAFVDQYASRWDVVFAGTFCSIIPVLIAFVALQQYFVKGITAGTVKG